A genome region from Thalassotalea euphylliae includes the following:
- a CDS encoding sigma-70 family RNA polymerase sigma factor, with product MIKKIRNNLTDAKVSSSMSTKQVRYEALVKALHTDLFRYAYWLTHDKQVAEDLVQETFLRAWRALDSLKDEKAAKSWLITILRRENARRFERKRFDMGEYEEASITDHLSTSTEQEIENHWLRERIAKMPEEYREPLVLQVIGGFSGEDIAEMLGLNKNTVMTRLFRARNQLKDALDKEPLKRGNYSG from the coding sequence ATGATAAAAAAAATTCGAAATAATTTAACCGATGCTAAGGTCTCATCCAGCATGAGTACAAAACAAGTTAGATACGAAGCCTTAGTTAAAGCGTTACACACAGATTTATTCCGTTATGCGTATTGGTTAACTCATGACAAACAAGTAGCGGAAGATTTAGTGCAAGAAACCTTTTTAAGAGCTTGGCGTGCCCTAGACTCGTTGAAAGACGAAAAAGCCGCTAAGTCTTGGTTGATCACTATTCTGCGTCGTGAGAATGCGCGTCGTTTTGAGCGTAAACGTTTCGACATGGGCGAATATGAAGAAGCATCGATTACCGATCATCTCTCAACGAGTACTGAGCAAGAAATTGAAAACCATTGGCTGCGCGAGCGCATCGCAAAAATGCCTGAAGAATACCGCGAGCCACTAGTGCTTCAGGTAATTGGAGGTTTTAGTGGAGAGGATATCGCTGAAATGCTTGGACTGAATAAAAACACTGTGATGACACGGTTGTTTCGAGCGCGTAATCAACTTAAAGATGCTTTAGATAAAGAACCATTGAAAAGAGGTAACTACAGTGGATGA
- a CDS encoding DUF3379 family protein: MDDLQFRRHLYAAPNSQDPEFLAAKQADESRAQFAQEIEELDSKIASALKVPVPEDLCNKLILRQAMASHQQQKRKNRIHLALAASVAFAVGLTVNMLQFSSAYDNLGDYAMAHVYYEQDHFSNDMSADITLASLNSKMSTFDGNFTEMLGQLIAADYCRFDGIKSLHLVFQGESEPVNVFIVPERSEVAFAEAFSDKKLNGKSFKHGKNQVVIVGDKAEPLQQWKKNLSKNIQWST, encoded by the coding sequence GTGGATGATTTGCAGTTTAGGCGACATTTGTATGCTGCACCCAATAGCCAAGATCCCGAATTTTTAGCAGCTAAGCAAGCGGATGAATCACGCGCGCAGTTTGCTCAAGAGATTGAAGAATTAGACAGTAAAATTGCCAGCGCATTAAAAGTGCCTGTGCCTGAAGATTTATGCAATAAGCTGATATTGCGTCAAGCTATGGCAAGCCACCAGCAGCAAAAACGTAAAAACCGTATTCACTTAGCTCTTGCGGCCTCAGTTGCATTTGCTGTTGGGTTAACGGTGAACATGCTGCAGTTTTCTAGCGCTTACGACAACTTAGGCGACTATGCCATGGCGCATGTTTACTACGAGCAAGATCATTTTAGCAATGACATGTCTGCCGATATAACCTTGGCCTCGTTAAACTCTAAAATGTCAACGTTCGACGGCAATTTCACAGAGATGCTAGGTCAGTTAATTGCTGCTGACTACTGCCGCTTTGATGGCATTAAAAGTTTACACTTAGTGTTTCAAGGTGAATCTGAGCCAGTAAATGTTTTCATTGTACCAGAGCGCAGTGAAGTCGCCTTTGCGGAAGCATTTAGTGATAAAAAGCTCAATGGTAAATCGTTTAAGCACGGTAAAAACCAAGTGGTTATCGTGGGTGACAAAGCCGAACCATTACAACAATGGAAAAAGAATCTTAGCAAGAACATTCAGTGGTCTACCTAA